Sequence from the Curtobacterium sp. MCLR17_007 genome:
GTTGGTTTCCGGGGCGCTACGGCTCCGAGAGGGTGATGCTGCCCGGTGGGGACAGTTCCCGTTGTGGACTTGGGTGTCTGGTTCGACCGTACGCTCAGCCGGCGAGCTGGAGCCGGAGGTCGGCGAGGCGCGTGGACACGGTGCCGTCGATGACGTCGCCGCCGACCTGCACCCGGACCCCGCCGACGACCGCGGGGTCGACGACGTGGTTGACGATGATGTCCTTGCCGTAGCGCTCCGAGAGACCGCGGGCGACGCGGGCGGCCTGGCTGTCGGACAGCGGCACGGCGGTGATCACCGTGGCCACCACCTTCGCTGCCTGGTCGGCCACGATGCGCGAGGCGTCGCGGACGAGCTCGCCGATCCGTCGACCTCGCGGCTGCTGGACCAGTGCCGACAGGATCGTCACGGTCTGCGGCGACGACTTGCTGCCGATGAGGCGCTCGACGAGCGCGCTCTTCTGTTCCGGGCTACCGAGCTTGGTCCCCAGCGCCAGCTCGAGGCCGGCGTCGGAACGGACGGCCGTCTCGAAGGCGAAGAGCTCCGCCTCGATCGAGCTGCCCGTCCCCGCAGTCGCGGCGACGGCGCGGATGCCCGCGTCCTCGATGCCGGCGAGCAGGTCCTGTTGGGACGACCAGCGCGAGCCGGCCACCGCGGTCAGCACGGCGCGCGTGGCGTCGGACTGTCCGGCGAAGACCCGGTCGACGACCGACTTCTTGCCGACGACGTCGGCGGTCGGGTCGGCCAGCAGCGTCAGGAGCTGCGGCGCACCGGCGACCACTCGCCCTGCGGCGAGGATCTCAGCACCGCTCTCCAGGTCGGCGCTGCTGCCGAGGTCGGCGAGCACCGCCTGCGTGGAGGTCAGTGCTGAACGGGTGGCGCTCCGCATGCTCAGCGCTCCGTCTCGGCCTGCGACGCCTGGACCTCGGACACGTCGGCGTTCTTCGACGACTCGAGGTCGGCGAGGAAGCGGTCGACGACCGCGGTGGCCTTGGCGTCGTCCTTGAGGGACTCACCGATGACACCCGACGCCAGGTCGAGTGCGAGCGAGCCGACCTCGGTGCGGAGCGACTGGAGCGCGCTCTGGCGCTCTGCCTCGATCTGCGCCTGGGCGTTGCTCGTGATGCGCGCTGCGTCGGCCGAAGCCTGCTCGCGCACCTCGTTGCCGATGGCGGTCGCGTCGGCACGGGCCTGCTCGCGGATCCGCGAGGCTTCGGCACGGGCGTCGGCGAGCTGCTTGTTGTACTCGTCGAGCGCGGCCGCGGCCTGCTCCTGAGCGGCTTCGGCCTTCTTGATGCCGCCCTCGATGGCCTCGGTGCGCTCATCGAGCATCTTGGTGATGCGCGGCGTGACGACACGCCAGAACACCACGAAGATGATGACGAAGGCCACCGCGGACCACACGATGTCGTACACCGGGGGGATCAGCGGATTGATGTTCTCCTCCGCCGCGATGATGAGTGCGTGCTGCATCGAGGAACCTTAGTTGGTGAAGATGAAGTACGTCGCGATACCGATGAAGGCCAGGGCCTCGGTGAAGGCGATACCGATGTACATGAGGGTCGTCAGGCGGCCCTGGAGCTCGGGCTGGCGAGCGACGGACTCGATCGTCTTGCCGACGACGATGCCGACGCCGATGGCCGGGCCGATCGCAGCGAGGCCGTAGCCAACCGTCGCGATGTTGCCGTTGATCTCCGCGAGAACGGTCGTTGCGTCCACGTGTTTTCCTTTCGAGGTGCGGGTCCGGCGGATGCCGGTCCCGTAGGGGGTCAGTGAGGAATCAGTGCTCGTCGGCCAGCGCCAGCTGGATGTAGACGGCGGTGAGGAGCATGAAGACGTAGGCCTGCAGCAGCGCGACGAGGATCTCGAAGAAGCTGAACGCGATGCCGAACGCGATGGTGCCGACACCGAACGCCTTGAAGCCGAGCGAGGCGTCGAAGAAGAAGAACTGCGTGGCCGAGAAGAACAGGACGAGCAGCAGGTGCCCGACGACCATGTTCATCAGGAGTCGCAACGTCAGCGTGATCGGTCGGAGCACGAAGGTCGACACGAGCTCGATCGGCGTCACGATGATGTAGAGGTACCACGGCACCCCGGGCGGGAAGAGCGAGTTCCGGAGGAACGTGCCCGGGTGCTTGCGCAGCCCCGCGTAGATGAAGGCGACGTAGGCGACGATGGCCAGGATCATCGGCATCGCGATGCGGCTGGTGCCGGCGAGGTTCATGAACGGGATCAGTCCCGTCAGGTTCATGAACAGCACGCCGAAGAAGATCGTCGCGAGGAGCGGCAGGAAGCGCTTGCCGTCCTTCTCGCCGAGGTTGTCGAAGGTGTTCCGGCGCACGACGTCGAAGCCGTACTCGATGAACGCCTGACCCCGGTTCGGGACCAACTTCAGTGCGCGAGTCCCCACGAACGCGAAGACGAGCAGCACTGCGACCGCGATGAAGCGGATGATGACGACACGATCGATCTCGAACGGCGTCCCGGCGAAGAAGATCGCCTCCGGGAAGAACTCGTTGATCGACGGGCCATGGAACTCGGCGGCCTTACTGCTCCCCGCCGCAACGGTGTTGGCCGCAGCGGTGAGGGACAGGGGAAGAGCGTGGGATAGCAGCGCTGTCTCCTGTGTCGGCGCGCGCACGTCATGGCACGCGATGGTGGACTGTGTGGAGGCTGTCCGCTCCGAGCGAGGCTCCGGACGCGGACGCAACAAACCCTATCAGGTGAGAGAGCCTTCTCGGGCTCTCAGGGGCGCGGGTCGCCCTTCCCAGGATCCGAGGAGTCGAGGGCCGACGACCCCGACCCGGGCAGCGGCACGTCGATCGGCACCCGGCCCTTGGCGATCACGGTGACGTCGATCACGAGCGACCCGATCACACCGACGATGATCGCGATCGCCAGGACCGGCGTGTCCACCCAGTCGCGGTCCTTGAGCAGCACGAGCACCACGATGAAGAGCACGAACTTGACCAGGAACATCCCCATGATCGTCCCGAAGAACGCGCCGGAGATCATCTGCCCGCCGGAGAACCGGATCGCCAGCAGCACGCTCACCGCGGTCAGACCGCAGAACACCACGCTCATCACGGCGCCGATCAGTCCCCCGGCCAGCCCCGGCGTCCCGGCGACGAGGAAGCCGACGA
This genomic interval carries:
- a CDS encoding F0F1 ATP synthase subunit delta; this encodes MRSATRSALTSTQAVLADLGSSADLESGAEILAAGRVVAGAPQLLTLLADPTADVVGKKSVVDRVFAGQSDATRAVLTAVAGSRWSSQQDLLAGIEDAGIRAVAATAGTGSSIEAELFAFETAVRSDAGLELALGTKLGSPEQKSALVERLIGSKSSPQTVTILSALVQQPRGRRIGELVRDASRIVADQAAKVVATVITAVPLSDSQAARVARGLSERYGKDIIVNHVVDPAVVGGVRVQVGGDVIDGTVSTRLADLRLQLAG
- a CDS encoding F0F1 ATP synthase subunit B; its protein translation is MQHALIIAAEENINPLIPPVYDIVWSAVAFVIIFVVFWRVVTPRITKMLDERTEAIEGGIKKAEAAQEQAAAALDEYNKQLADARAEASRIREQARADATAIGNEVREQASADAARITSNAQAQIEAERQSALQSLRTEVGSLALDLASGVIGESLKDDAKATAVVDRFLADLESSKNADVSEVQASQAETER
- the atpE gene encoding ATP synthase F0 subunit C, producing the protein MDATTVLAEINGNIATVGYGLAAIGPAIGVGIVVGKTIESVARQPELQGRLTTLMYIGIAFTEALAFIGIATYFIFTN
- the atpB gene encoding F0F1 ATP synthase subunit A, with the translated sequence MRAPTQETALLSHALPLSLTAAANTVAAGSSKAAEFHGPSINEFFPEAIFFAGTPFEIDRVVIIRFIAVAVLLVFAFVGTRALKLVPNRGQAFIEYGFDVVRRNTFDNLGEKDGKRFLPLLATIFFGVLFMNLTGLIPFMNLAGTSRIAMPMILAIVAYVAFIYAGLRKHPGTFLRNSLFPPGVPWYLYIIVTPIELVSTFVLRPITLTLRLLMNMVVGHLLLVLFFSATQFFFFDASLGFKAFGVGTIAFGIAFSFFEILVALLQAYVFMLLTAVYIQLALADEH